The following are encoded in a window of Pseudomonas sp. St316 genomic DNA:
- the serS gene encoding serine--tRNA ligase, whose product MLDSKLLRSNLQDVADRLASRGFALDVARIEALEEQRKTVQTRTEALQAERNARSKSIGQAKQRGEDIAPLMADVERMAGELSAGKVELDAIQTELDSILLGIPNLPHESVPVGEDEEGNVEVRRWGTPKAFDFPVQDHVALGEKFGWLDFETAAKLSGARFALLRGPIARLHRALAQFMINLHVTEHGYEEAYTPYLVQAPALQGTGQLPKFEEDLFKISRDGEADLYLIPTAEVSLTNIVAGEIVDAKQLPIKFVAHTPCFRSEAGASGRDTRGMIRQHQFDKVEMVQVVEPSKSMEALESLTANAEKVLQLLELPYRTLALCTGDMGFSAVKTYDLEVWIPSQDKYREISSCSNCGDFQARRMQARFRNPETGKPELVHTLNGSGLAVGRTLVAVLENYQQADGSIRVPEVLKPYMGGIEVIG is encoded by the coding sequence ATGCTCGATTCCAAACTGTTACGTAGCAACCTTCAGGACGTAGCGGACCGCCTGGCTTCCCGTGGCTTTGCCCTGGACGTCGCGCGCATCGAAGCGCTGGAAGAACAGCGCAAGACCGTCCAGACCCGCACCGAAGCCCTGCAGGCTGAACGTAACGCGCGCTCCAAGTCCATCGGCCAGGCCAAGCAGCGCGGTGAAGACATCGCGCCGCTGATGGCTGATGTCGAGCGCATGGCGGGCGAATTGAGCGCTGGCAAGGTCGAGTTGGACGCGATCCAGACCGAACTGGATTCGATCCTGCTGGGCATCCCCAACCTGCCGCACGAATCGGTACCGGTCGGTGAAGACGAAGAAGGCAACGTCGAAGTGCGTCGCTGGGGCACGCCGAAAGCCTTTGATTTCCCGGTGCAGGACCACGTGGCCCTGGGCGAGAAGTTCGGCTGGCTGGACTTCGAAACCGCCGCCAAGCTGTCGGGCGCCCGTTTCGCCTTGCTGCGCGGGCCGATTGCCCGTCTGCATCGTGCCCTGGCGCAGTTCATGATCAACCTGCACGTCACCGAGCATGGCTACGAAGAAGCCTACACGCCTTACCTGGTCCAGGCCCCGGCCCTGCAAGGCACCGGCCAGTTGCCGAAGTTCGAGGAAGATCTGTTCAAGATCAGCCGCGACGGCGAGGCCGACCTTTACCTGATCCCGACCGCCGAAGTGTCGCTGACCAACATCGTCGCTGGTGAGATCGTCGACGCCAAGCAACTGCCGATCAAGTTCGTTGCCCACACGCCGTGCTTCCGCAGTGAAGCCGGGGCGTCGGGCCGTGACACCCGTGGCATGATCCGCCAGCACCAGTTCGACAAAGTCGAGATGGTGCAGGTCGTCGAGCCTTCGAAGTCCATGGAGGCGCTGGAAAGCCTGACCGCCAACGCGGAGAAGGTCCTGCAACTGCTGGAGCTGCCGTATCGCACCCTGGCGCTGTGTACCGGTGACATGGGCTTCAGTGCGGTCAAGACCTACGACCTGGAAGTCTGGATCCCGAGCCAGGACAAGTACCGCGAGATTTCCTCGTGCTCCAACTGCGGCGACTTCCAGGCCCGCCGCATGCAAGCGCGTTTCCGCAACCCGGAAACCGGCAAGCCGGAACTGGTCCACACCCTCAATGGCTCCGGCCTGGCGGTGGGTCGCACCCTGGTGGCCGTGCTGGAAAACTACCAGCAGGCTGACGGTTCGATCCGCGTGCCTGAAGTGTTGAAGCCCTACATGGGCGGCATCGAGGTCATCGGCTAA
- the cysG gene encoding siroheme synthase CysG: MDYLPLFHNLRGSRVLVVGGGEIALRKSRLLADAGALLRVVAPDIEPQLRELVSGSGGECILRGYVEADLDGCALVIAATDDEPLNAQVSADAHKRCVPVNVVDAPALCSVIFPAIVDRSPLVIAVSSGGDAPVLARLIRAKLETWIPSTYGQLAGLAARFRSQVKGLFPDVQQRRAFWEDVFQGPIADRQLAGQGAEAERLLREKINGQAPNASGEVYLVGAGPGDPDLLTFRALRLMQQADVVLYDRLVAPAILELCRRDAERIYVGKRRSEHAVPQEQINQQLVDLALQGKRVVRLKGGDPFIFGRGGEEIEELAAHGIPFQVVPGITAASGCAAYAGIPLTHRDYAQSVRFITGHLKDGTSDLPWADLVSPGQTLVFYMGLVGLPMICNELIKHGRAADTPAALIQQGTTSNQRVFTGTLADLPRLVAEHEVHAPTLVIVGEVVQLREKLAWFEGAQGQV, from the coding sequence ATGGACTATTTGCCACTGTTCCACAACCTGCGCGGCAGCCGCGTGCTGGTGGTCGGCGGCGGGGAGATTGCCTTGCGCAAGTCCCGCCTGCTGGCCGATGCCGGCGCGTTACTGCGGGTGGTCGCACCGGACATCGAACCGCAGTTGCGGGAACTGGTCAGTGGCAGCGGCGGTGAATGCATCTTGCGTGGTTACGTTGAAGCGGACCTGGACGGCTGCGCTTTGGTCATCGCCGCCACCGACGACGAACCGCTCAATGCCCAGGTTTCGGCAGACGCTCATAAGCGTTGCGTACCGGTCAACGTGGTGGACGCGCCGGCCCTGTGCAGCGTGATCTTCCCAGCGATTGTCGACCGCTCACCCCTGGTGATCGCGGTGTCCAGCGGCGGCGACGCGCCGGTGCTGGCGCGCCTGATCCGGGCCAAGCTGGAAACCTGGATTCCGTCGACCTACGGGCAACTGGCCGGGCTGGCGGCGCGTTTTCGCAGCCAGGTCAAAGGCTTGTTTCCCGATGTGCAGCAACGTCGGGCGTTCTGGGAAGACGTTTTCCAGGGTCCCATCGCCGACCGTCAGTTGGCCGGGCAGGGTGCCGAAGCCGAGCGCCTGTTGCGGGAAAAGATCAATGGCCAGGCGCCTAACGCGTCGGGAGAAGTCTATCTGGTGGGGGCGGGGCCGGGTGATCCGGACCTGCTGACCTTCCGTGCCTTGCGCTTGATGCAGCAGGCCGACGTGGTGCTGTATGACCGCTTGGTGGCGCCGGCAATCCTGGAGCTGTGCCGGCGCGACGCCGAGCGCATCTACGTCGGCAAGCGCCGCTCCGAACACGCCGTGCCCCAGGAGCAGATCAACCAGCAATTGGTGGACCTGGCCCTACAGGGCAAGCGCGTGGTGCGGTTGAAGGGCGGTGATCCGTTCATTTTCGGTCGTGGTGGTGAAGAGATTGAAGAACTGGCGGCCCACGGCATCCCGTTCCAGGTGGTTCCGGGCATCACCGCCGCCAGTGGCTGTGCGGCGTACGCCGGGATCCCACTGACCCATCGTGACTACGCTCAGTCGGTGCGGTTCATCACCGGCCATCTCAAGGACGGCACCAGCGACTTGCCGTGGGCTGACCTGGTGTCCCCGGGCCAGACGCTGGTGTTCTACATGGGTTTGGTCGGCTTGCCGATGATCTGCAACGAGCTGATCAAGCACGGCCGTGCGGCGGATACGCCAGCGGCGTTGATCCAGCAGGGCACGACGTCCAACCAGCGGGTCTTTACTGGCACTTTGGCGGACTTGCCACGGCTGGTGGCCGAGCACGAAGTGCATGCGCCGACCCTGGTGATCGTTGGGGAAGTGGTGCAGCTGCGCGAGAAACTGGCGTGGTTTGAAGGGGCTCAGGGGCAGGTCTGA
- a CDS encoding glutathione S-transferase family protein translates to MGLLVEGRWQDQWYESKDGTFQREQAQRRHWVTADGSAGPSGESGFAAEAGRYHLYVSLACPWAHRTLILRKLKGLEDLIDVSVVSYLMLENGWTFDRAHGSTGDKLDNLSFLHQRYTADTAHYTGRVTVPALWDKRQQRIVNNESAEIIRMFNSAFDGLTGNDLDLYPEPLRHEIDALNERIYPAVNNGVYRAGFATTQAAYEEAFDRLFAELDWLEALLATRRYLAGEYLTEADIRLFTTLIRFDAVYFGHFKCNLRRIADYPNLSNWLRELYQWPGIAETVDFTHIQGHYYGSHKTINPNGIVPKGPKQDFTGAHDRQRLSGKGIWRRTRD, encoded by the coding sequence ATGGGTTTGTTAGTCGAAGGCCGCTGGCAGGATCAGTGGTATGAAAGCAAGGACGGCACCTTCCAGCGCGAACAGGCGCAACGCCGTCACTGGGTGACCGCCGACGGCAGCGCGGGCCCTTCCGGTGAGAGCGGCTTTGCCGCCGAGGCCGGGCGCTACCATTTGTATGTCTCCCTGGCCTGTCCCTGGGCGCACCGCACGTTGATCTTGCGCAAGCTCAAGGGCCTGGAAGACCTGATCGACGTCTCGGTGGTCAGCTACCTGATGCTGGAAAACGGCTGGACCTTCGACAGGGCCCACGGCTCCACTGGCGACAAACTCGACAACTTGAGCTTCCTGCACCAGCGCTACACCGCCGACACAGCGCACTACACCGGCCGCGTCACCGTGCCGGCGCTGTGGGACAAACGCCAACAGCGCATCGTCAACAACGAATCGGCGGAAATCATCCGCATGTTCAACAGCGCCTTCGACGGCTTGACCGGCAACGACCTGGACCTGTATCCCGAGCCCTTGCGCCACGAGATCGACGCCTTGAACGAGCGGATCTACCCGGCGGTGAACAACGGCGTCTATCGTGCCGGATTCGCCACGACCCAAGCGGCGTATGAAGAAGCCTTCGACCGGCTATTTGCCGAACTGGATTGGCTGGAGGCGTTACTGGCAACCCGCCGCTACCTGGCTGGCGAATACCTGACCGAGGCCGATATCCGCCTGTTCACCACGCTCATCCGCTTCGACGCGGTGTACTTCGGCCACTTCAAATGCAACCTGCGGCGCATCGCCGATTATCCAAACCTGTCGAACTGGCTGCGGGAGTTGTACCAGTGGCCAGGCATTGCCGAGACGGTGGATTTCACCCACATCCAGGGCCATTACTACGGCAGCCACAAGACCATCAACCCCAATGGGATCGTGCCCAAGGGGCCGAAGCAGGATTTCACCGGGGCCCATGATCGGCAACGGTTGAGTGGGAAAGGGATTTGGCGTAGGACTAGGGATTGA
- a CDS encoding glycosyl transferase family protein: MTDFPSLTLETPAEHPFAQFVRILGKGKRGARNLTREEAREAMGLVLDEKVEDTQLGAFLMLLRHKEESAEEMAGFTEALRERLVVPALTVDLDWPTYAGKKRHLPWYLLAAKCLGQNGVRIFMHGGGAHTAGRLYTEQLLGLLQIPLCRDWQQVGSALDNGGLAFMPLVDWAPQMQRMIDLRNTLGLRSPIHSLARILNPLAARCGLQSIFHPGYQAVHRDASGLLGDTAIVIKGDGGEIEINPDADSHLYGTTGGASWDEEWPRLAEQRHVKPENLDPEHLKAIWRGDVEDSYPQLALIATMALALRGLGLAREEAFDKARQYWDARDRSI, encoded by the coding sequence ATGACCGACTTTCCTTCGCTGACCCTTGAGACCCCGGCCGAACACCCGTTCGCCCAGTTCGTGCGCATCCTTGGCAAAGGCAAGCGCGGCGCCCGCAACCTGACCCGCGAAGAAGCCCGCGAAGCCATGGGCCTGGTGCTCGACGAAAAGGTCGAGGACACCCAACTGGGCGCCTTCCTGATGCTGCTGCGACACAAGGAAGAAAGTGCCGAGGAGATGGCCGGTTTCACCGAGGCCCTGCGTGAACGCCTGGTGGTCCCGGCGCTGACGGTGGACCTCGACTGGCCGACCTATGCCGGCAAGAAGCGTCATTTGCCGTGGTACCTGCTGGCGGCCAAGTGCCTTGGGCAGAACGGCGTGCGGATTTTCATGCACGGCGGTGGCGCTCACACGGCAGGTCGGCTCTACACCGAACAATTGCTGGGCTTGTTGCAGATCCCGCTGTGCCGGGATTGGCAACAGGTCGGCAGTGCGCTGGACAACGGCGGCCTGGCCTTCATGCCGCTGGTGGACTGGGCGCCGCAAATGCAGCGGATGATCGACCTGCGCAATACCCTGGGCCTGCGCTCGCCGATCCACTCCTTGGCACGCATCCTCAACCCGTTGGCCGCCCGTTGCGGCTTGCAAAGCATCTTCCACCCGGGCTATCAGGCGGTGCATCGCGATGCCAGCGGCTTGCTCGGTGATACCGCCATCGTCATCAAGGGTGACGGCGGCGAGATCGAGATCAACCCGGACGCCGACAGCCATTTGTACGGCACAACGGGTGGCGCCAGTTGGGACGAAGAATGGCCGCGACTGGCCGAGCAGCGCCACGTCAAACCGGAAAACCTCGATCCCGAGCACTTGAAGGCGATCTGGCGCGGTGACGTCGAAGACAGCTACCCGCAACTGGCGCTGATCGCGACCATGGCCCTGGCCTTGCGCGGCCTGGGCCTGGCTCGCGAAGAAGCGTTCGACAAAGCCCGGCAGTATTGGGATGCCCGGGATCGTTCGATTTAA
- a CDS encoding TusE/DsrC/DsvC family sulfur relay protein, producing the protein MKTLNVGDRAIALDKDGYLADLDDWSAEVATALATAEDIELGPEHWEILELLRGFYDQFQLSPATRPLIKYTALKLGADKGNSLHLNRLFKGTPAKLAAKLAGLPKPTNCL; encoded by the coding sequence ATGAAGACGCTGAACGTGGGCGACCGCGCCATCGCGCTGGACAAGGACGGCTACCTGGCCGACCTTGACGACTGGTCGGCCGAGGTCGCCACGGCCCTGGCAACCGCCGAAGACATCGAGCTGGGCCCCGAACACTGGGAGATCCTCGAACTGCTGCGCGGCTTCTATGACCAATTCCAGCTCTCCCCCGCAACCCGGCCGCTGATCAAGTACACGGCACTGAAACTGGGCGCGGACAAAGGCAACAGCCTGCACCTGAACCGATTGTTCAAAGGCACTCCCGCCAAACTCGCCGCCAAGCTGGCGGGCCTGCCCAAACCGACGAATTGCTTATGA
- the tusB gene encoding sulfurtransferase complex subunit TusB has product MSTLHVLSHSPFGDNRLASCLRLLGNQDALLLCGDATYALQPGSPPFEVLQAAGVNLFVLAEDLQARALDTPDWAEAINYSGFVELSIEHDKVNTWL; this is encoded by the coding sequence ATGTCGACTTTGCATGTGTTGTCTCATTCGCCCTTCGGCGATAACCGCCTCGCCAGTTGCCTGCGGCTATTGGGCAATCAGGATGCGCTGCTGCTGTGCGGTGACGCGACGTACGCGTTGCAACCGGGCAGCCCACCGTTTGAAGTGCTGCAGGCCGCTGGCGTAAACCTGTTCGTGCTCGCCGAAGACCTCCAGGCCCGCGCCCTGGATACGCCAGACTGGGCCGAAGCCATCAACTACTCAGGTTTCGTCGAGCTGTCGATCGAGCACGACAAGGTCAACACCTGGTTATGA
- the tusC gene encoding sulfurtransferase complex subunit TusC, whose protein sequence is MAKSLLLISRQAPWSGPGAREALDIVLAGGAFDLPIGLLFLDDGVFQLTAGQNAKAVQQKDLSANLQALPMFGVEDLFLCADSAAERGIATDTLALGEVKTLTGPQIAALIDRYDQVITL, encoded by the coding sequence ATGGCCAAGTCTTTATTGCTCATCAGCCGCCAGGCCCCATGGTCCGGCCCCGGCGCCCGTGAAGCGCTGGACATCGTCCTGGCCGGCGGTGCGTTCGACCTGCCCATCGGCCTGCTGTTTCTCGACGACGGGGTGTTCCAGCTCACGGCCGGCCAAAACGCCAAGGCTGTCCAGCAAAAGGACCTGAGTGCCAACCTGCAGGCGTTGCCGATGTTCGGCGTCGAGGACCTGTTCCTCTGCGCCGACAGCGCCGCCGAACGTGGTATCGCCACTGACACCCTGGCGCTGGGCGAGGTGAAAACACTGACCGGACCGCAAATCGCCGCGCTCATTGACCGTTACGACCAGGTGATCACCCTCTGA
- the tusD gene encoding sulfurtransferase complex subunit TusD: MKFAIALFSAAHAPSSRRALLFAQAALAGGHEIVRLFFYQDGVYNACASVVTPQDEQDLPQQWSAFVSDNRLDGVVCIAAALRRGVLNEEEAQRYQRSAASVEAPWALSGLGQLHDAIQDADRLICFGGA, from the coding sequence ATGAAGTTCGCCATCGCGCTATTTTCCGCCGCCCATGCGCCCTCCTCGCGCCGTGCCTTGCTGTTTGCCCAGGCGGCGCTGGCGGGCGGGCATGAGATCGTGCGGTTGTTTTTCTATCAGGACGGCGTCTATAACGCCTGCGCCAGTGTCGTCACGCCCCAGGACGAGCAGGACCTGCCCCAGCAGTGGAGCGCGTTTGTCAGCGACAACCGGCTCGACGGCGTGGTCTGCATCGCGGCGGCATTGCGCCGTGGGGTATTGAACGAAGAAGAAGCCCAGCGCTACCAGCGTTCGGCGGCCAGTGTCGAAGCGCCCTGGGCCTTGTCCGGGCTGGGCCAGTTGCACGATGCGATCCAGGACGCCGACCGCTTGATCTGTTTTGGAGGCGCGTGA
- a CDS encoding DUF6388 family protein → MAATEQQHERALEKFLDERPELRVELDHLNPLLAQAKGETAAQYRAERLHEAFEAEAERLGLFAWELTLQLTAASPQDYQAQRLEVHKEVAEMAGMDWAEYCELHGLKSQS, encoded by the coding sequence ATGGCGGCAACCGAACAGCAACACGAACGAGCCCTGGAAAAATTTCTCGATGAACGCCCCGAGCTGCGCGTCGAGTTGGACCACCTCAACCCGCTGCTGGCCCAGGCCAAGGGCGAGACCGCCGCGCAGTACCGCGCCGAGCGGTTGCATGAAGCCTTCGAAGCCGAGGCCGAGCGCCTGGGCCTGTTTGCCTGGGAACTGACCCTGCAACTGACCGCCGCCTCGCCCCAGGACTACCAGGCCCAGCGCCTGGAAGTGCACAAGGAAGTGGCGGAGATGGCGGGGATGGACTGGGCGGAGTATTGCGAGCTGCACGGCCTCAAAAGCCAAAGCTGA
- a CDS encoding GNAT family N-acetyltransferase: MTLRIERTDTPTDEERQAILAPLRAYNTAKTGGTVPELVAWLVRDEHSNEIVGGLYGRVFFRWFYIELLVVPEQARGQGTGSTLVRMAEELAREKNCVGIWLDTFDFQAPAFYRKHGFTEIGQIDDYPPGHQHFFFQKRLAPAD; encoded by the coding sequence ATGACACTGCGAATCGAACGCACGGACACGCCCACCGACGAAGAACGCCAGGCCATTCTCGCTCCGCTACGGGCCTATAACACGGCCAAGACCGGCGGAACGGTGCCTGAACTGGTGGCGTGGCTGGTGCGCGATGAACACAGCAACGAAATAGTCGGCGGGCTCTACGGGCGCGTATTTTTCCGCTGGTTTTACATCGAGCTGCTGGTAGTGCCGGAACAGGCCCGGGGCCAAGGCACAGGCTCGACGTTGGTAAGGATGGCCGAAGAGCTGGCCCGGGAGAAAAACTGCGTGGGCATCTGGCTGGACACCTTCGACTTCCAGGCGCCGGCGTTCTATAGGAAACACGGCTTCACGGAAATCGGCCAGATCGACGACTACCCACCAGGCCACCAGCACTTCTTCTTCCAGAAGCGCCTGGCTCCGGCTGACTAA
- the ggt gene encoding gamma-glutamyltransferase produces the protein MKFESLARTLIATSLTLGCLSAYAASQAPVAAENGMVVTAQHLATHVGVDVLKNGGNAVDAAVAVGYALAVVYPAAGNLGGGGFMTLQMADGRKTFLDFREKAPLAATANMYLDKDGNVVPDLSTRGHLAVGVPGTVSGMELALAKYGSKPRAELIAPAIEFAEQGFTLEQGDVDLLETATDVFKKDMRDSGAIFLHNGEPMQVGQKLVQKDLAKTLREISAKGADGFYKGWVADALVTSSQANKGIITQADLDKYKTRELAPVECDYRGYHIISAPPPSSGGVVLCQIMNILDGYPMKDLGFHSAQGMHYQIEAMRHAYVDRNSYLGDPDFVKNPIDHLLDKNYAAKLRAAIEPQKAGDSQKIKPGVAPHEGSNTTHYSIVDQWGNAVSVTYTLNDWFGAGVMASKTGVILNDEMDDFTAKVGVPNMYGLVQGEANAIAPGKAPLSSMSPTIVTKDGKTVMVVGTPGGSRIITATLLTILNVIDYGMNLQEAVDAPRFHQQWMPEQTNLETFAASPDTQKLLESWGHKFAGPQDPNHIAAILVGAPSLGGKPVGKNRFYGANDPRRNTGLSLGY, from the coding sequence ATGAAGTTCGAATCCTTAGCCCGGACCCTCATCGCTACGTCATTGACCCTCGGATGTTTATCGGCGTACGCCGCCTCCCAGGCGCCAGTGGCTGCCGAGAACGGTATGGTGGTCACCGCCCAGCACCTGGCGACTCATGTGGGTGTTGACGTGCTCAAGAATGGCGGCAACGCCGTGGATGCGGCGGTGGCGGTGGGATACGCCCTGGCGGTGGTGTATCCGGCGGCGGGTAATCTGGGCGGCGGGGGGTTCATGACCCTGCAAATGGCGGACGGCCGCAAGACATTCCTGGATTTTCGCGAAAAAGCCCCCCTGGCCGCCACCGCCAACATGTACCTGGACAAGGACGGCAACGTCGTTCCCGACCTCAGCACCCGCGGACACCTGGCGGTGGGCGTACCCGGCACCGTGTCCGGCATGGAATTGGCGCTGGCCAAGTACGGCAGCAAGCCCCGGGCGGAACTGATCGCCCCGGCCATCGAGTTCGCCGAGCAAGGCTTCACCCTGGAGCAGGGCGATGTCGATTTGCTGGAAACCGCCACCGATGTGTTCAAGAAGGACATGCGCGACTCTGGGGCGATCTTCCTGCACAACGGCGAGCCCATGCAGGTCGGCCAGAAACTGGTACAAAAAGACCTCGCCAAGACCCTGCGGGAAATCTCCGCCAAGGGCGCCGACGGCTTCTACAAAGGCTGGGTCGCCGATGCCCTGGTCACCTCCAGCCAGGCCAACAAAGGCATCATCACCCAGGCCGACCTGGACAAGTACAAGACCCGCGAGCTGGCCCCGGTGGAGTGCGACTACCGCGGCTACCACATCATCTCGGCGCCGCCGCCCAGTTCCGGCGGGGTGGTGCTGTGCCAGATCATGAACATCCTCGATGGCTATCCGATGAAGGACCTGGGGTTCCATTCGGCCCAGGGCATGCACTACCAGATCGAAGCCATGCGCCACGCCTACGTGGACCGCAACAGCTATCTGGGTGACCCGGACTTCGTGAAGAATCCCATCGACCATCTGCTGGATAAAAACTACGCCGCCAAACTGCGCGCCGCCATTGAGCCGCAAAAGGCCGGCGACTCGCAGAAGATCAAGCCCGGCGTGGCGCCCCATGAGGGCAGCAACACCACCCATTACTCCATCGTCGACCAGTGGGGCAACGCCGTTTCGGTCACCTACACCCTCAACGACTGGTTCGGTGCCGGCGTCATGGCGAGCAAGACTGGGGTGATACTCAACGACGAGATGGACGACTTCACCGCCAAGGTCGGCGTGCCCAACATGTATGGCCTGGTGCAGGGCGAGGCCAACGCCATCGCGCCGGGCAAGGCGCCGCTGTCATCCATGAGCCCGACCATCGTCACCAAGGACGGCAAGACGGTCATGGTGGTGGGCACCCCGGGCGGCAGCCGGATCATCACCGCGACGTTGCTGACGATCCTTAATGTGATCGACTACGGCATGAACCTCCAGGAGGCTGTTGATGCGCCGCGTTTCCACCAGCAGTGGATGCCGGAGCAAACCAACCTGGAGACCTTTGCGGCCAGCCCGGATACCCAGAAGCTGCTGGAGAGCTGGGGGCACAAGTTTGCCGGCCCGCAGGACCCCAACCACATTGCCGCGATCCTGGTCGGTGCGCCGTCATTGGGTGGCAAACCGGTCGGCAAGAACCGCTTCTATGGTGCCAACGACCCCCGTCGCAACACGGGGTTGTCGCTGGGTTATTAA
- a CDS encoding cysteine hydrolase family protein, with product MNTALLIIDVQDALCSGEEECFDSQRIIRTINNLAAKTRALGLTVILIQHEELEGSLTYGSAAWQLADDLLTAADDLRVRKTTPDAFYQTDLQPLLQARGIDRLVICGLQTDCCVNATVRQAHALGYDVVLAADAHSTVDNGSMAAEQIIANHNNRLGRLSSAVSRIDVVPAADIRL from the coding sequence ATGAACACCGCATTGCTGATCATCGATGTCCAGGATGCGCTGTGCTCAGGCGAAGAGGAGTGCTTCGACAGCCAACGCATCATCCGGACCATCAACAACCTGGCGGCCAAAACCCGGGCCCTGGGCTTGACGGTGATCCTGATCCAGCACGAAGAGTTGGAAGGTTCGCTGACGTATGGTTCTGCCGCTTGGCAACTGGCCGACGACCTGTTGACCGCTGCCGATGACCTGCGGGTGCGCAAGACCACCCCCGATGCCTTCTACCAGACCGACCTGCAACCGTTGTTGCAGGCCCGTGGGATCGACCGCCTGGTGATCTGCGGGCTGCAAACCGACTGTTGCGTCAACGCCACCGTGCGCCAGGCCCATGCTCTGGGGTACGACGTGGTTTTGGCGGCCGATGCCCACTCCACGGTGGACAACGGCAGCATGGCGGCCGAGCAGATCATCGCCAATCACAACAATCGGCTGGGGCGGCTGAGCAGTGCGGTATCGCGGATCGACGTGGTGCCGGCTGCTGACATCCGCCTCTGA
- a CDS encoding helix-turn-helix domain-containing protein, protein MTTTDPLIATAARALAAGDPVAALNRVALRTDAPALALRGIAMAQLGDLAKASALMRRAGAAFGPREAMARARCVIAEGEIALASRDLAWPMRRLDAARAVLETHGDRANVGHARTIEIRRLLLIGRLEEAERKLVELDLACLPLASRAACELVVAGIAMRRLQTQVARAALERAGQAARQAGIGALTAEIENAWRLLRTPAARLIARGEEHLLVLEEVQALLAGTALVVDACRHGVSGAGVQVNLARRPVLFALARGLAQVWPGDVSRETLMVQAFGLKLTDDSHRARLRVEMGRLRAMLRPLAEVKATPRGFTLMPRHADEVVVLARAVEEPYGAVLALLADGEAWSSSALALALDISQRSVQRALETLAAAGKAQSFGRTRARRWMAPPMPGFATVLLLTALPSDG, encoded by the coding sequence GTGACGACAACGGACCCTCTGATCGCCACGGCAGCGCGAGCATTGGCAGCGGGGGATCCCGTGGCGGCGCTCAATCGCGTCGCGCTGCGCACCGATGCCCCGGCCCTCGCGCTTCGTGGCATTGCCATGGCGCAGTTGGGGGATCTGGCCAAGGCCAGTGCGCTGATGCGTCGGGCGGGTGCGGCCTTCGGGCCCAGGGAGGCCATGGCGCGAGCGCGCTGTGTGATCGCCGAAGGCGAGATCGCCCTGGCGTCCCGTGACCTGGCGTGGCCGATGAGGCGCCTCGACGCCGCGCGGGCGGTGCTCGAGACCCACGGCGATCGGGCCAACGTAGGACATGCCCGCACGATTGAAATCCGCCGCCTGTTGTTGATCGGTCGACTCGAGGAGGCCGAGCGCAAACTTGTCGAATTGGACCTTGCCTGCTTGCCCCTTGCATCACGGGCGGCTTGCGAATTAGTGGTCGCGGGGATCGCCATGCGGCGGTTGCAAACGCAGGTCGCTCGCGCTGCGCTCGAACGGGCCGGGCAAGCCGCACGGCAGGCGGGAATCGGTGCGCTGACCGCCGAGATTGAAAACGCCTGGCGATTGCTGCGCACCCCCGCGGCGCGCCTGATCGCCCGAGGCGAGGAACACTTGCTTGTGCTGGAAGAGGTGCAAGCCCTGTTGGCCGGGACGGCGTTGGTGGTGGACGCGTGCCGCCATGGGGTCAGTGGCGCTGGGGTCCAGGTCAACCTTGCCCGGCGCCCGGTGTTGTTCGCCCTGGCACGAGGACTGGCGCAAGTCTGGCCCGGCGATGTGTCGAGGGAAACGCTCATGGTCCAGGCCTTTGGGTTGAAACTCACCGATGATTCCCACCGCGCCCGGCTGCGGGTCGAGATGGGCCGGTTGCGGGCCATGCTTCGCCCCTTGGCGGAGGTGAAGGCCACCCCGCGCGGTTTTACCTTGATGCCGCGGCATGCCGACGAGGTCGTGGTGCTGGCGCGAGCCGTCGAGGAGCCCTACGGGGCGGTGCTGGCGCTGTTGGCCGACGGCGAAGCCTGGTCCAGCTCGGCCCTGGCGCTGGCTTTGGACATCAGTCAGCGCAGCGTACAGCGCGCCTTGGAAACGCTGGCCGCCGCCGGTAAGGCGCAGTCCTTCGGGCGCACCAGGGCCCGGCGCTGGATGGCGCCACCCATGCCTGGATTCGCGACGGTATTGTTACTCACGGCGCTGCCATCCGATGGCTAG